From Pulveribacter suum, a single genomic window includes:
- the rodA gene encoding rod shape-determining protein RodA, producing the protein MVASTRASFHSPTLAQRVAPLLRGFDWPLILLLLVLAGIGLVAMYSAGFDHGTRFADHGRNMLLAAGILFVVAQVPPQRLMALAVPLYAVGMALLVAVALFGITKKGAQRWIDIGVVVQPSELMKIAMPLLLAWWFQKREGQLRALDFVVALALLALPVGLIMKQPDLGTSLLVLAAGMAVIFFAGLPWKLVVPPLLLGAAAIALVVWYEPQICADGVRWPLLHSYQQQRICTLLDPTRDPLGKGFHIIQGMIAIGSGGLWGKGFMAGTQTHLEFIPERTTDFIFAAFSEEFGLAGNLTLIVCFLLLVWRALAIAAQAATLFERLMASAVAMIFFAYAFVNMGMVSGLLPVVGVPLPFISYGGTAMTTLGLALGVLMSVARAQHQPGERGVQ; encoded by the coding sequence ATGGTCGCCAGCACCCGCGCCTCGTTTCACTCGCCCACTCTCGCGCAGCGCGTCGCGCCGCTGCTGCGCGGCTTCGACTGGCCGCTGATCCTGCTGCTGCTGGTGCTGGCCGGCATCGGCCTGGTGGCGATGTATTCGGCCGGCTTCGATCACGGCACGCGCTTTGCCGACCACGGCCGCAACATGCTGCTGGCGGCGGGCATCCTGTTCGTGGTGGCCCAGGTGCCGCCGCAGCGGCTGATGGCGCTGGCCGTGCCGCTGTACGCGGTGGGCATGGCGCTGCTGGTGGCGGTGGCGCTGTTTGGTATCACCAAGAAGGGGGCGCAGCGCTGGATCGACATCGGCGTGGTGGTGCAGCCCAGCGAGCTGATGAAGATCGCCATGCCGCTGCTGCTGGCCTGGTGGTTCCAAAAGCGCGAGGGCCAGCTGCGCGCGCTGGACTTCGTCGTCGCCCTGGCCCTGCTGGCGCTGCCCGTGGGGCTGATTATGAAGCAGCCCGACCTGGGCACCTCGCTGCTGGTGCTGGCCGCCGGCATGGCGGTGATCTTCTTTGCCGGCCTGCCCTGGAAGCTGGTGGTGCCGCCGCTGCTGCTGGGCGCCGCGGCCATCGCGCTGGTGGTGTGGTACGAGCCGCAGATCTGCGCCGACGGCGTGCGCTGGCCGCTGCTGCACAGCTATCAGCAGCAGCGCATCTGCACCCTGCTGGACCCTACGCGCGACCCGCTGGGCAAGGGCTTTCACATCATCCAGGGCATGATCGCCATCGGCTCGGGCGGGCTGTGGGGCAAGGGCTTCATGGCCGGCACGCAGACGCACCTGGAGTTCATCCCCGAGCGCACCACGGACTTCATCTTCGCTGCCTTCTCCGAGGAGTTCGGCCTGGCGGGCAACCTGACGCTGATCGTGTGCTTCTTGCTGCTGGTGTGGCGCGCCCTGGCCATCGCGGCGCAGGCCGCCACGCTGTTCGAGCGCCTGATGGCCAGCGCCGTGGCCATGATCTTCTTTGCCTACGCCTTCGTGAACATGGGCATGGTCAGCGGCCTGCTGCCGGTAGTGGGCGTGCCGCTGCCCTTCATCAGCTACGGCGGCACGGCCATGACCACGCTGGGCCTGGCGCTGGGCGTGCTGATGTCGGTGGCGCGGGCGCAGCACCAGCCGGGCGAGCGCGGCGTGCAGTAG
- a CDS encoding YqiA/YcfP family alpha/beta fold hydrolase, producing the protein MPNTHLLYLHGFRSSPRSAKAQQVAAHVARHHPLVHLWCPQLPPSPRAAMQMVAQGIAAWPHSRMAVIGSSLGGYYASWVAQHARCASVMLNPAVDPARDLARYIGEQTSWHDPEERFFFRPEFIDELRELDVRDQPPAGPELLVAAQGDEVLDWREMVARYSAARQHVLPGSDHALSGFERWLGEVIAFCDLV; encoded by the coding sequence ATGCCCAATACCCATCTGCTGTACCTGCATGGCTTTCGCTCTTCCCCCCGCTCGGCCAAGGCGCAGCAGGTGGCCGCCCACGTGGCCCGCCACCACCCGCTGGTGCACCTGTGGTGCCCGCAGCTGCCGCCCTCACCGCGCGCGGCCATGCAGATGGTGGCCCAGGGCATTGCCGCCTGGCCGCACTCGCGCATGGCGGTGATCGGCTCCTCGCTGGGCGGCTACTACGCCAGCTGGGTGGCGCAGCACGCGCGTTGCGCCAGCGTCATGCTCAACCCGGCCGTGGACCCGGCGCGCGACCTGGCGCGCTACATCGGCGAGCAGACCTCCTGGCACGACCCCGAGGAGCGCTTTTTCTTTCGCCCCGAGTTCATCGACGAGCTGCGCGAGCTGGATGTGCGCGACCAGCCCCCGGCCGGCCCCGAGCTGCTGGTGGCCGCCCAGGGCGACGAGGTGCTGGACTGGCGCGAGATGGTGGCCCGCTACAGCGCCGCGCGCCAGCACGTGCTGCCCGGCAGCGACCACGCGCTGAGCGGCTTCGAGCGCTGGCTGGGCGAAGTCATCGCCTTTTGCGACCTGGTCTGA
- a CDS encoding PglL family O-oligosaccharyltransferase translates to MAATMTRAPTDRPASPRACAPARAGACLLATLAVALPFVFPFTEAPNSNFWPLLASAACAWLIALLACSGALARRHLAPCLAAGLLAAALAGGAIGLAQYFLGDAGLSPWVRSAEVGHAMGNLRQRNQQATLVSLGLWALLWWLARLQPWALAHPQRRLAPLLAAAAAPWALALLAGAGAATASRTGALQWLLVIPALLLVWRRSAGALAPAVSAAGLGLYLLACWGLPLLLTQWTGVQAEGLFTRLAQGAHQACTSRVALWGNVLELIAARPWAGWGWGALKYAHYITPFEGLRFCVLLDNAHNLPLQLAVELGLPAALALVGGALWAAWRARPWRERDPARQLAWGVLALIALHSLLEFPLWYGPFQLAAALAVALLLAPLPGAWRRRLRAASAPALLLAPVLALALAHDYRRVAALYQTPAERAPALRDLDAQQVARQAWFFGTPALFAWLTTTPVEAANAAAIHAAAQQLLHYSPEPRVIEKLIASARLLGREDEAALHTERYRRAWPQEWARFAAP, encoded by the coding sequence ATGGCCGCCACCATGACGCGTGCGCCCACCGACCGCCCCGCAAGCCCCCGCGCCTGCGCGCCCGCACGCGCGGGGGCCTGCCTGTTGGCTACCCTGGCCGTGGCCCTGCCCTTCGTCTTTCCGTTCACCGAAGCGCCCAACAGCAACTTCTGGCCCCTGCTGGCCAGCGCCGCCTGCGCCTGGCTCATCGCCCTGCTGGCCTGCAGCGGCGCGCTGGCGCGCCGCCACCTGGCCCCCTGCCTGGCGGCGGGGCTGCTCGCGGCCGCCCTGGCCGGCGGCGCCATCGGCCTGGCGCAGTATTTCCTGGGCGACGCCGGCCTGTCGCCCTGGGTGCGGAGCGCCGAAGTGGGCCATGCCATGGGCAACCTGCGCCAGCGCAACCAGCAGGCCACGCTGGTGTCGCTGGGGCTGTGGGCGCTGCTGTGGTGGCTGGCGCGGCTGCAGCCGTGGGCGCTGGCGCATCCGCAGCGCCGGCTGGCGCCGCTGCTGGCAGCCGCAGCCGCCCCCTGGGCGCTGGCGCTGCTGGCCGGCGCCGGCGCGGCCACGGCTTCGCGCACGGGGGCGCTGCAGTGGCTGCTGGTCATCCCGGCGTTGCTGCTGGTGTGGCGGCGCAGCGCGGGCGCACTGGCGCCGGCCGTGTCTGCGGCAGGGCTGGGCCTGTACCTGCTGGCCTGCTGGGGCCTGCCGCTGCTGCTGACGCAGTGGACAGGCGTGCAGGCCGAGGGCCTGTTCACCCGGCTGGCCCAGGGCGCGCACCAGGCCTGCACCAGCCGCGTGGCCCTGTGGGGCAACGTGCTGGAGCTGATCGCCGCCCGGCCGTGGGCGGGCTGGGGCTGGGGCGCGCTGAAATACGCCCACTACATCACCCCCTTCGAGGGCCTGCGCTTTTGCGTGCTGCTGGACAACGCGCACAACCTGCCGCTGCAGCTGGCGGTGGAGCTGGGCCTGCCGGCCGCGCTGGCCCTGGTGGGCGGCGCCCTGTGGGCCGCCTGGCGCGCGCGGCCCTGGCGCGAGCGCGATCCGGCGCGCCAGCTGGCCTGGGGCGTGCTGGCGCTCATCGCGCTGCACAGCCTGCTGGAGTTTCCCCTGTGGTACGGGCCGTTTCAGCTGGCCGCGGCGCTGGCCGTGGCACTGCTGCTGGCGCCCCTGCCCGGCGCCTGGCGCCGGCGGCTGCGCGCCGCGAGCGCGCCGGCACTGCTGCTGGCGCCGGTGCTGGCGCTGGCGCTGGCGCATGACTACCGCCGCGTCGCCGCCCTGTACCAGACGCCGGCCGAGCGGGCGCCCGCGCTGCGGGACCTGGACGCGCAGCAGGTGGCGCGCCAGGCCTGGTTCTTCGGCACGCCGGCGCTGTTCGCCTGGCTGACCACCACGCCGGTGGAGGCCGCCAACGCCGCCGCCATCCACGCGGCCGCCCAGCAGCTGCTGCATTACTCGCCCGAGCCGCGGGTGATCGAAAAGCTCATCGCCAGCGCACGCCTGCTGGGCCGCGAGGACGAGGCCGCGCTGCACACCGAGCGCTACCGCCGCGCCTGGCCGCAGGAGTGGGCGCGCTTTGCTGCGCCGTGA
- a CDS encoding ribonuclease catalytic domain-containing protein: MHALFDDAGKFLAGRILSEAENSAQIELDSGKRVKVKAANLLLKFDKPAPAELLAGAREQAGGIDPALAWEFAPEDEFGFAELAREYFSASAPPVEQAAMLLALFEAPHYFRRAGKGRFRKASAEVVEQALAAIEKKKQLQAQIDGWAAELAAGQCPAPIRDQLYRILFKPDKNAPEYKAVVEASRIAHEAPLALLTRAGAISSSYQFHWQRFLFEHFPRGTGFADLAAPESPADLPLAPVQAFSIDDSATTEIDDALSLTGLGSGTVRLGIHIAAPGLAIEPGGELDRLARTRLSTVYMPGHKITMLPDEVVQRYTLDAGRANPAVSLYVTIDEATLAMTASETLLERVPVSVNLRHDQLDHIVTEAWLADPTVEHENTPQALSDLRGQLTFLHRLARHLKAQREVVRGKPESFTRPDYTFRLQGVAGDEPDGSETVIIGTRKRGAPLDLIVAEAAIVANSSWGQLLAEHGVPGIYRSQASLAPGVKVRMSTRALPHAGIGVKSYAWATSPLRRYVDLVNQWQVIACARHGKTAALAAPFKPKDAELFSVISSFEATYGAYNAYQAGMERLWTLKYLQQGGITEIDATVVRDGMPGGGLLVRADTLPLVLPVLGAQTLTRGARVRVRLGEIDEIALDVNGTVLERLDDPLDARDDGPVDEGDAGEDDDTAVAGPLAIAVDVQGEGAGEGGAADAGQPAADAGSADNPAP; this comes from the coding sequence ATGCATGCACTGTTTGACGACGCCGGCAAGTTCCTGGCCGGGCGCATCCTCTCGGAGGCCGAAAATTCCGCGCAGATCGAGCTTGACTCGGGCAAGCGGGTCAAGGTCAAGGCCGCCAACCTCCTGCTCAAATTCGACAAGCCCGCGCCGGCCGAGCTGCTGGCCGGCGCGCGCGAGCAGGCCGGCGGCATCGATCCGGCGCTAGCCTGGGAGTTCGCACCCGAGGACGAGTTCGGCTTTGCCGAGCTGGCGCGCGAGTATTTCTCGGCGTCCGCCCCACCCGTCGAGCAGGCCGCCATGCTGCTGGCACTGTTCGAGGCGCCGCACTACTTTCGCCGCGCCGGCAAGGGGCGCTTTCGCAAGGCCTCGGCCGAGGTGGTGGAGCAGGCCCTGGCCGCCATCGAGAAGAAAAAGCAGCTGCAGGCGCAGATCGATGGCTGGGCGGCCGAACTGGCCGCCGGCCAGTGCCCTGCGCCCATCCGCGACCAGCTCTACCGCATCCTGTTCAAGCCCGATAAGAACGCGCCCGAGTACAAGGCCGTGGTGGAGGCCAGCCGCATCGCCCACGAGGCGCCGCTGGCCCTGCTGACGCGCGCCGGCGCCATCTCCTCGAGCTACCAGTTTCATTGGCAGCGGTTTTTGTTCGAGCACTTTCCGCGCGGCACGGGCTTTGCCGACCTGGCCGCCCCCGAGTCACCGGCCGACCTGCCGCTGGCCCCGGTGCAGGCGTTTTCCATCGACGACTCGGCCACCACCGAGATCGACGACGCGCTGTCGCTCACCGGCCTGGGCAGCGGCACGGTACGCCTAGGCATCCACATCGCCGCGCCGGGCCTGGCGATCGAGCCCGGGGGCGAGCTGGACCGGCTGGCGCGCACGCGCCTGTCCACCGTCTATATGCCCGGGCACAAGATCACCATGCTGCCCGACGAGGTGGTGCAGCGCTACACGCTGGACGCGGGCCGCGCCAACCCGGCCGTGTCGCTGTACGTGACGATCGACGAGGCCACGCTGGCGATGACCGCCAGCGAGACACTGCTCGAGCGCGTGCCGGTCAGCGTCAACCTGCGCCACGACCAGCTGGACCACATCGTCACCGAAGCCTGGCTGGCCGACCCCACGGTTGAGCATGAAAACACGCCCCAGGCCTTGTCTGATCTGCGCGGGCAGCTCACCTTTTTGCACCGCCTGGCGCGCCACCTGAAGGCCCAGCGCGAGGTCGTGCGCGGCAAGCCCGAGAGCTTCACCCGGCCCGACTACACGTTTCGCCTGCAGGGGGTGGCGGGCGACGAGCCCGACGGCAGCGAGACGGTGATCATCGGCACGCGCAAGCGCGGCGCGCCGCTGGACCTGATCGTGGCCGAGGCGGCCATCGTCGCCAACAGCAGCTGGGGCCAGCTGCTGGCCGAGCACGGCGTGCCCGGCATCTACCGCAGCCAGGCCAGCCTGGCGCCGGGCGTGAAGGTGCGCATGAGCACCCGCGCCCTGCCGCACGCCGGCATCGGCGTCAAGAGCTACGCCTGGGCCACCTCGCCGCTGCGCCGCTACGTCGATCTGGTCAACCAGTGGCAGGTGATCGCCTGCGCGCGCCACGGCAAGACTGCCGCGCTGGCCGCGCCCTTCAAGCCCAAGGACGCGGAGCTGTTTTCCGTCATCAGCAGCTTTGAAGCCACCTACGGCGCCTACAACGCCTACCAGGCCGGCATGGAGCGGCTGTGGACGCTGAAATACCTGCAGCAGGGCGGCATCACCGAGATCGACGCCACCGTGGTGCGCGACGGCATGCCCGGCGGCGGCCTTTTGGTGCGCGCGGACACGCTGCCCCTGGTGCTGCCGGTGCTGGGCGCGCAAACCCTCACGCGCGGCGCCCGGGTGCGGGTGCGCCTGGGCGAGATCGACGAGATCGCCCTGGACGTGAACGGCACCGTGCTGGAGCGCCTGGATGACCCGCTGGATGCGCGCGACGACGGCCCGGTGGACGAGGGCGACGCCGGCGAGGACGACGACACCGCCGTGGCCGGCCCCCTGGCCATCGCGGTGGACGTGCAGGGCGAGGGCGCGGGCGAGGGCGGCGCTGCAGACGCCGGGCAGCCCGCCGCTGACGCCGGCAGCGCCGATAATCCGGCGCCGTGA
- a CDS encoding energy transducer TonB produces MKTAAAPAPKRLSPLQIALGLSIAVHAVLLTVRFVDPQGFNRVFQDTPLEVILVNAKSTGAPDKAQAIAQSALAGGGDAAQGRASSPLPYSALTAIGEDLEEAQRQMDQMLQQQTQLLAQVRKELAVMPVPDPRAPSDSAQQQTQEQKRQHLQKLLAEIERRINEENARPRKRYISPATMEAVHAVYYDALRRKVEDKGTQNFPEHGGKKLYGELVMVLTVNHDGRVLETEIAQSSGNRQLDRRAEAIARAAGPFGSFGPAMRARMDQLALVARFKFTRDQTLETDLR; encoded by the coding sequence GTGAAAACCGCCGCCGCTCCTGCGCCCAAGCGCCTGTCCCCCCTGCAGATCGCGCTGGGCCTGTCGATCGCCGTGCATGCGGTGCTGCTCACCGTGCGCTTCGTTGACCCGCAAGGCTTCAACCGCGTGTTCCAGGACACGCCGCTGGAAGTCATCCTGGTCAACGCCAAATCCACCGGCGCGCCGGACAAGGCCCAGGCCATCGCCCAGTCGGCGCTGGCCGGCGGCGGCGACGCCGCGCAAGGGCGCGCCAGCAGCCCGCTGCCGTATTCGGCGCTGACGGCCATCGGCGAAGACCTGGAAGAAGCCCAGCGCCAGATGGACCAGATGCTGCAGCAGCAGACCCAGCTGCTGGCGCAGGTGCGCAAGGAGCTGGCCGTCATGCCCGTGCCCGACCCGCGCGCGCCCAGCGACAGCGCCCAGCAGCAGACGCAGGAGCAAAAGCGCCAGCACCTGCAAAAGCTGCTGGCCGAGATCGAGCGGCGCATCAACGAGGAAAACGCCCGCCCGCGCAAGCGCTACATCAGCCCCGCCACCATGGAAGCCGTGCACGCCGTCTATTACGACGCGCTGCGCCGCAAGGTGGAGGACAAGGGCACGCAGAACTTCCCCGAGCACGGCGGCAAGAAGCTCTATGGCGAGCTGGTCATGGTGCTGACCGTCAACCACGACGGGCGCGTGCTGGAGACCGAGATCGCGCAAAGCTCGGGCAACCGCCAGCTGGACCGCCGCGCCGAGGCCATCGCCCGCGCCGCCGGGCCGTTCGGCAGCTTCGGGCCGGCCATGCGCGCCCGGATGGACCAGCTGGCGCTGGTCGCGCGCTTCAAGTTCACGCGCGATCAGACGCTGGAGACCGACCTGCGCTGA
- the aroE gene encoding shikimate dehydrogenase, whose protein sequence is MTAAPDLYCVVGHPIAHSRSPWIHARFAELTGQALVYEPLLAPVDGFAAALAAFAARGGRGCNVTVPFKHEAAQCASQSSQRVQLAGAANTLTVQPDGSWHADNTDGLGLVADIVQGAGRSIAGCDLLLAGAGGAAAGVLGPLLAQQPRRIVVTNRTAARAQALVARHAELAALHKVELLAQGQQGLEGDFDIIVNATAASLAGGAIPVPAGALRPGALAYDMMYGPAAQGFLDWARAQGGQPRDGLGMLVHQAAAAFALWRGVQPPAQQVLAELRKTLS, encoded by the coding sequence ATGACCGCTGCCCCCGATCTGTACTGCGTGGTGGGCCACCCCATCGCCCACAGCCGCTCGCCGTGGATCCACGCGCGCTTTGCCGAGCTGACCGGCCAGGCCCTGGTCTATGAGCCGCTGCTGGCGCCGGTGGACGGCTTCGCCGCCGCCCTGGCTGCCTTTGCCGCGCGCGGCGGGCGCGGCTGCAACGTCACCGTGCCCTTCAAGCACGAGGCCGCCCAGTGCGCCAGCCAGAGCAGCCAGCGCGTGCAGCTGGCCGGCGCCGCCAACACCCTGACCGTGCAGCCGGACGGCAGCTGGCACGCCGACAACACCGACGGCCTGGGCCTGGTGGCCGACATCGTGCAGGGCGCCGGCAGGTCCATCGCCGGCTGCGACCTGCTGCTGGCCGGCGCCGGCGGCGCGGCGGCCGGCGTGCTGGGCCCGCTGCTGGCGCAGCAGCCGCGGCGCATCGTCGTCACCAACCGCACGGCAGCGCGCGCCCAGGCCCTGGTGGCGCGCCATGCCGAGCTGGCGGCGCTACATAAAGTAGAGCTGCTGGCGCAGGGCCAGCAAGGGCTGGAGGGTGATTTCGACATCATCGTCAACGCCACCGCCGCCAGCCTGGCGGGCGGCGCCATTCCCGTGCCGGCCGGCGCGCTGCGCCCCGGCGCCCTGGCCTACGACATGATGTACGGCCCCGCCGCCCAGGGCTTTCTGGACTGGGCACGCGCGCAGGGCGGCCAGCCGCGCGACGGCCTGGGCATGCTGGTGCACCAGGCGGCGGCAGCGTTCGCCCTGTGGCGCGGCGTGCAGCCACCGGCCCAGCAGGTGCTGGCCGAACTCCGCAAAACCTTGTCTTGA
- the mtgA gene encoding monofunctional biosynthetic peptidoglycan transglycosylase, protein MRGLLRWLGLVLCAAVALQLFFVLRIAAMAAIDPESTAFQRSEAWAQVAGGGGLRWRQQWVPYEQISDHLKRAVVAAEDDGFASHEGVDWEAMEKAWQRNARLAAQADTPRAGTRAPRIRGGSTITQQLAKNLLLSGERTLLRKGQELVLAFALERLLTKRRILEIYLNSVEWGEGVFGAEAAAQHYHRKSARQLSAGEAARLAVMLPAPKRFEKTPGSPYLAARSRSLLARMGRSELP, encoded by the coding sequence ATGCGGGGGCTGCTGCGCTGGCTGGGCCTGGTGCTGTGCGCTGCCGTGGCGCTGCAGCTGTTTTTCGTGCTGCGCATCGCCGCCATGGCGGCCATCGACCCCGAGTCCACCGCCTTCCAGCGTTCCGAGGCCTGGGCCCAGGTGGCGGGCGGCGGCGGGCTGCGCTGGCGCCAGCAGTGGGTGCCGTACGAGCAGATCTCCGACCACCTCAAGCGCGCCGTGGTGGCCGCCGAGGACGACGGCTTTGCCAGCCACGAGGGCGTGGACTGGGAGGCCATGGAAAAGGCCTGGCAGCGCAACGCCCGGCTGGCCGCACAGGCGGATACCCCCCGCGCCGGCACGCGGGCGCCGCGCATCCGCGGCGGCTCCACCATCACCCAGCAGCTGGCCAAGAACCTGCTGTTGTCGGGCGAGCGCACGCTGCTGAGGAAGGGCCAGGAGCTGGTGCTGGCCTTCGCGCTGGAGCGGCTGCTGACGAAACGCCGCATCCTGGAGATCTACCTCAACAGCGTGGAGTGGGGCGAAGGCGTCTTTGGCGCCGAGGCGGCGGCGCAGCACTACCATCGCAAGAGTGCGCGCCAGCTGTCCGCTGGCGAGGCGGCGCGCCTGGCCGTCATGCTGCCGGCGCCCAAGCGCTTCGAGAAAACGCCGGGCTCGCCCTACCTGGCCGCCCGCAGCCGCAGCCTGCTGGCACGCATGGGCCGCAGCGAGCTGCCCTGA
- the ruvC gene encoding crossover junction endodeoxyribonuclease RuvC: MRILGIDPGLQTTGFGLVDVQGQQLAYVASGTIRTTGLALGDLPGRLKVLFDGISEVAARYQPEASAVEIVFVNVNPQSSLLLGQARGAALTALVNAQLPVAEYTALQMKKAVVGHGRAAKSQVQEMVRRLLSLPGLPGPDAADALGMAITHAHAGAAMARVGAVAQLNRRQHALYKGGRSY; this comes from the coding sequence TTGAGAATTCTCGGCATCGACCCGGGCCTGCAGACCACCGGCTTCGGCCTGGTGGACGTGCAGGGCCAGCAGCTGGCCTACGTGGCCAGCGGCACCATCCGCACCACGGGGCTGGCGCTGGGCGACCTGCCGGGGCGGCTCAAGGTGCTGTTTGACGGCATCAGCGAGGTGGCGGCGCGCTACCAGCCTGAGGCGTCGGCGGTGGAGATCGTCTTCGTCAACGTCAACCCGCAGTCCTCGCTGCTGCTGGGCCAGGCGCGCGGCGCGGCGCTCACGGCGCTGGTCAACGCGCAGCTGCCGGTGGCCGAATACACGGCGCTGCAGATGAAAAAGGCCGTGGTCGGCCACGGCCGCGCGGCCAAGTCCCAGGTGCAGGAGATGGTGCGCCGCCTCTTGAGCCTGCCCGGCCTGCCCGGGCCCGACGCGGCCGACGCGCTGGGCATGGCCATCACCCATGCCCACGCCGGCGCTGCCATGGCCCGCGTGGGCGCCGTGGCGCAGCTCAACCGGCGCCAGCACGCGCTGTACAAGGGCGGGCGCAGCTACTGA